In Flavobacteriales bacterium, a single window of DNA contains:
- a CDS encoding PstS family phosphate ABC transporter substrate-binding protein has translation MKTLGKLILGIATIALTACGGGEQKSNQSELSGAIKIDGSSTVYPITEAVAEEFRVIQPAVNVTVGVSGTGGGFKKFMRGEIDINDASRPIKAKEATACEEIGIGYQELSVAYDGLAVLINPENDWVDYLTVEELKKIWIPEAQGKVMYWSDVREGWPKEELHLFGPGVASGTYDYFAEAICGKKVGTRGDYTASEDDHVLVQGIATDKNALGFFGLAYYEENKDKLKLVGVDNGNGVVMPSLETVGDGSYAPLSRPIFIYVSSLAVQKEEVKEFVSFYLESASSLVSEVGYIPLPDTEYAKEIEKFNAFVK, from the coding sequence ATGAAAACATTAGGAAAATTAATCTTAGGTATCGCAACAATTGCTCTTACTGCATGTGGAGGTGGCGAACAAAAATCCAATCAATCAGAACTTAGTGGAGCTATAAAAATTGATGGCTCAAGTACTGTCTATCCAATTACTGAAGCCGTAGCTGAAGAATTTAGAGTGATTCAACCTGCTGTGAATGTTACTGTTGGTGTTTCTGGAACTGGTGGTGGTTTTAAAAAGTTTATGAGAGGAGAGATAGACATCAACGATGCTTCTCGACCTATCAAAGCTAAAGAAGCTACAGCCTGTGAAGAAATCGGTATCGGATACCAAGAATTGAGTGTTGCTTATGATGGTTTAGCAGTACTAATCAATCCTGAAAATGATTGGGTTGATTATTTAACTGTTGAAGAGTTGAAAAAAATATGGATACCTGAGGCACAAGGAAAAGTAATGTACTGGAGTGATGTCAGAGAAGGCTGGCCTAAAGAAGAACTTCACCTTTTTGGACCTGGTGTGGCATCAGGTACATACGACTATTTTGCCGAAGCTATTTGCGGTAAAAAAGTAGGAACACGAGGAGATTATACTGCCTCAGAAGATGACCATGTACTAGTTCAAGGTATAGCGACAGACAAAAATGCTTTAGGGTTTTTTGGATTGGCATACTATGAAGAAAATAAAGACAAACTAAAATTGGTAGGTGTAGATAATGGAAATGGTGTAGTTATGCCATCTTTAGAAACGGTTGGAGATGGATCGTATGCTCCCCTTTCAAGACCAATCTTTATATATGTAAGTAGTCTAGCTGTTCAAAAAGAAGAAGTTAAAGAATTTGTTTCATTCTATCTTGAAAGTGCTTCATCTTTAGTTTCAGAAGTAGGATACATTCCTCTTCCTGACACTGAGTACGCTAAAGAAATTGAAAAATTCAACGCCTTTGTAAAATAA